From the genome of Flavobacterium luteolum, one region includes:
- a CDS encoding peptidylprolyl isomerase, with protein MKKSILLLLIAVSSFYSCKDDHSNLPDGLYADIETNKGHIIVELDYKKAPITVANFVTLAEGKNEFVTHENLKNKPFFDGLKFHRVIESFMIQSGDPLGTGSGDTGYKFKDEFSDLKFDKAGVLAMANNGPGTNSSQFFITHVETPWLDGKHTIFGHVVDAKDQEVVNKVVQGDNIVSITIIRNGEAAKKFDAVKVFHDYFADIAKEQSKYAGVQKEKVDYYAALKAKATKTTSGLEYVITEKGSGKKPAAGSPIYIHYAGFLEDGTLFDASIEEVAKQFGKYDPARAAQGGYQPIQFQAGKKDGLIPGFIEGVEQLSYGDKAVLFIPSHLAYGATGAGGVIPPNANIIFEIQISDKQ; from the coding sequence ATGAAAAAGAGTATTTTATTATTACTAATAGCCGTAAGCTCATTTTATTCTTGTAAAGACGACCATAGCAATCTGCCAGATGGTTTATATGCTGACATCGAGACAAACAAAGGTCACATTATTGTAGAACTTGATTACAAAAAAGCCCCAATAACGGTCGCTAACTTCGTGACTTTGGCTGAAGGTAAAAACGAGTTTGTAACACATGAAAACCTTAAAAACAAGCCCTTCTTTGATGGTTTGAAATTCCATAGAGTTATTGAAAGCTTCATGATTCAGAGTGGTGATCCATTAGGTACTGGTTCTGGAGATACTGGTTATAAATTTAAAGATGAATTTTCAGATTTAAAATTTGACAAAGCAGGTGTTTTGGCAATGGCTAATAATGGTCCAGGCACAAACAGCAGCCAATTTTTTATCACACATGTTGAAACTCCTTGGCTAGACGGAAAACACACCATTTTTGGCCATGTTGTAGATGCAAAAGATCAGGAAGTAGTAAACAAAGTGGTACAAGGCGACAATATCGTTTCTATAACTATTATCAGAAATGGTGAAGCCGCTAAGAAATTTGATGCTGTAAAAGTATTCCATGATTATTTTGCTGACATTGCAAAAGAACAAAGCAAATACGCTGGCGTTCAAAAAGAAAAAGTAGATTATTATGCGGCTTTAAAAGCAAAAGCAACCAAGACTACTAGTGGTTTAGAATATGTAATTACAGAAAAAGGAAGCGGTAAAAAACCTGCTGCAGGAAGTCCAATTTACATTCACTACGCTGGTTTCCTTGAAGACGGAACTTTATTTGACGCTAGTATTGAAGAAGTGGCAAAACAATTCGGAAAATACGATCCTGCGAGAGCAGCACAAGGCGGCTACCAACCAATTCAATTTCAAGCTGGTAAAAAAGATGGTTTAATTCCTGGTTTTATTGAAGGAGTTGAGCAATTATCTTACGGAGACAAAGCAGTTCTTTTCATTCCATCTCACTTAGCTTATGGAGCAACTGGTGCTGGAGGTGTGATTCCGCCAAATGCTAATATCATCTTCGAAATCCAGATCTCAGACAAACAGTAA
- the gldI gene encoding gliding motility-associated peptidyl-prolyl isomerase GldI translates to MNYLKLSIYTLLFAVLISSCKHHEEARRPISRASGTFMKKSADRNKKLVANEEEVIKKIIKSNPKVKYFATPKGYWFCYEEKNATETLAPRKGDIAYFNMEIKDIKGNVIYSESDLGPQTYYVDKQDIMMGLRDGIKRMHKNETVTFLFPSHMAYGYHGDNKKIGTNESLIVTVTLRNFVPDPTAQTVKPAAQPTQTVAPKPAAAKPAAPAKKDTLTQ, encoded by the coding sequence ATGAATTACCTAAAACTTAGCATTTACACTTTGCTTTTTGCTGTTTTAATAAGCAGCTGTAAGCATCATGAAGAAGCCAGAAGACCAATTTCTAGAGCTTCGGGAACATTCATGAAAAAATCGGCAGACCGAAATAAAAAATTAGTGGCCAACGAAGAGGAAGTCATAAAAAAAATAATCAAAAGCAATCCGAAAGTAAAATATTTTGCCACTCCAAAAGGATATTGGTTTTGTTATGAAGAAAAGAATGCGACAGAAACTCTAGCTCCTAGAAAAGGCGATATTGCCTATTTTAACATGGAAATAAAAGACATAAAAGGCAACGTCATTTATTCAGAATCTGATCTTGGACCTCAAACTTATTATGTAGACAAACAAGACATTATGATGGGGTTGCGTGACGGAATCAAAAGAATGCATAAAAATGAAACTGTTACGTTTTTATTTCCATCACATATGGCTTATGGATATCATGGAGACAATAAAAAAATTGGTACGAACGAATCTTTAATTGTTACCGTTACGCTTAGAAATTTTGTCCCAGATCCAACTGCACAAACGGTAAAACCTGCTGCACAGCCTACTCAAACCGTAGCACCAAAACCTGCAGCTGCAAAGCCTGCAGCGCCAGCTAAAAAAGACACATTAACTCAATAA
- a CDS encoding DHH family phosphoesterase codes for MKIQDIQAIQLLLATPKKIAIIPHRGPDGDAMGSTLALYHFLLKNNHQPTVISPNDFPDFLAWLPGSETVKVYEKDTQNCIKILEEAELIFTLDFNAFHRTGEMEHTLAKLTAPFIMIDHHEKPHDYAAYTYSDTSFGSTCEMVYNFIAFLNKKEDIDKTIATCIYTGILTDSGSFRFPGTTGNTHRIIAELIDLGVENTQIPVLLYDNSSFSRLQLLGRALQNMKIFEEHKTSYMTLTQEELDSFNYVKGDTEGIVNYGLSIRGIVFTAIFIENKEEKIIKISFRSQGGFDVNQFARDHFNGGGHVNAAGGRSEDSMENTINKFEDLVKKLKL; via the coding sequence ATGAAAATACAAGATATTCAAGCAATTCAATTATTGCTTGCTACGCCAAAGAAAATTGCAATTATTCCGCACAGAGGACCAGATGGTGACGCCATGGGTTCGACTCTAGCTTTATACCATTTTTTACTCAAAAATAATCATCAGCCAACAGTTATTTCTCCAAATGATTTTCCTGATTTTTTAGCTTGGCTTCCAGGTTCAGAAACAGTTAAAGTTTATGAAAAAGACACTCAAAACTGCATTAAAATATTAGAAGAAGCTGAACTTATTTTTACGCTGGATTTTAATGCTTTTCATCGCACTGGCGAAATGGAGCATACTCTGGCAAAACTTACAGCACCATTTATCATGATCGATCATCATGAAAAACCTCATGATTATGCTGCTTATACGTACTCAGACACTTCTTTCGGATCTACTTGTGAAATGGTTTATAATTTTATTGCCTTTTTAAATAAAAAAGAAGATATCGATAAAACCATAGCAACTTGTATCTATACTGGAATTTTGACTGATTCTGGTTCATTCCGTTTTCCAGGAACTACAGGAAACACGCATAGAATTATTGCCGAATTAATTGATTTAGGAGTTGAAAACACTCAAATTCCGGTTTTACTATACGATAATAGTTCTTTTAGCCGTTTGCAGTTATTAGGCCGTGCACTTCAAAATATGAAAATTTTTGAAGAACATAAAACGTCTTACATGACTCTTACACAGGAAGAACTGGATTCGTTTAACTATGTAAAAGGAGATACTGAAGGAATTGTAAACTATGGCTTAAGCATTCGCGGAATTGTTTTTACAGCTATATTTATTGAAAACAAAGAAGAAAAAATAATTAAAATTTCTTTCCGTTCTCAAGGAGGATTTGATGTAAATCAATTTGCAAGAGATCACTTTAACGGAGGCGGACATGTTAATGCAGCTGGAGGAAGATCTGAAGATTCTATGGAAAACACCATTAATAAATTTGAAGATTTAGTAAAAAAACTAAAATTATAG
- a CDS encoding voltage-gated chloride channel family protein, with protein sequence MTSLNPKQFLLSLPKWILICALIGILSGSASAFFLVSLEWVTQFRIQHDWIIWLLPFGGFLVGLSYYYWGESVAKGNNLLLEEYENPKKVIPFKMAPLVLLGTLLTHLFGGSAGREGTAVQMGGAIADQFTKFFNLNNSERRILIILGISAGFASVFGTPLAGAIFALEVLYFSKINFKSILLSFLVAYAAYFTVEFWEIKHTHCSIPIVPELSLNNIVFTIIVGILSGFAALLFSRSTHFWGSLFSKNIKYPPLRPVIGGVVLAIAIAGFGFTKFSGLGVPVIVDSFSNTNQWYDFLLKILFTGFTLGAGFKGGEVTPLFFVGATLGSALSTVIPMPIALLAGIGFVAVFSGATHTPIACTVMGMELFGIAPGIFIAIACTIAYFSSGSVGIYKSQIVKGAKYKLYQRFL encoded by the coding sequence ATGACTTCATTAAATCCAAAACAATTCCTGCTTTCTCTTCCAAAATGGATTCTTATCTGTGCATTAATAGGTATACTTTCCGGATCGGCTTCAGCATTTTTCTTAGTTTCTTTAGAATGGGTGACGCAATTTAGAATTCAGCATGATTGGATTATTTGGCTTTTACCTTTCGGCGGATTTCTAGTTGGATTGAGTTATTATTATTGGGGAGAATCAGTTGCAAAAGGAAACAATCTTTTACTGGAAGAATACGAAAACCCTAAAAAAGTCATTCCTTTTAAAATGGCTCCATTAGTTCTTTTAGGAACGCTTTTGACTCATTTATTTGGAGGATCTGCAGGACGCGAAGGAACAGCCGTTCAAATGGGAGGCGCAATTGCCGATCAATTCACAAAGTTTTTCAATCTAAATAATTCTGAACGCAGAATTTTAATCATTCTAGGTATCAGTGCTGGATTTGCTTCTGTTTTTGGAACTCCTCTTGCGGGAGCTATTTTTGCTTTGGAAGTTTTATATTTCAGTAAAATTAATTTTAAAAGCATTCTTCTTTCTTTCTTAGTTGCTTATGCAGCTTATTTTACTGTAGAATTCTGGGAAATTAAACATACACATTGCAGTATTCCAATTGTTCCAGAACTTAGTTTAAACAACATTGTTTTTACTATAATTGTTGGAATTTTATCTGGATTTGCTGCTCTATTATTTTCTAGAAGCACACATTTCTGGGGTTCTCTTTTTTCAAAAAATATTAAATATCCTCCACTTCGTCCTGTAATTGGTGGTGTAGTTTTGGCTATTGCCATTGCTGGTTTCGGATTTACAAAATTCTCTGGTTTGGGAGTTCCCGTTATTGTCGATTCTTTTTCCAATACAAACCAATGGTACGATTTCCTGCTAAAAATTTTATTCACCGGATTCACGTTAGGAGCTGGATTTAAAGGTGGCGAAGTAACGCCGTTATTTTTTGTCGGAGCTACTTTAGGAAGTGCCTTATCAACTGTAATTCCGATGCCAATTGCTCTTTTAGCAGGAATCGGATTTGTTGCGGTTTTCTCAGGCGCAACCCACACTCCTATTGCCTGTACCGTTATGGGAATGGAATTGTTCGGAATTGCTCCCGGAATCTTCATCGCAATCGCCTGTACAATTGCTTATTTTTCTTCTGGTTCTGTCGGAATTTACAAATCTCAAATTGTAAAAGGTGCGAAATATAAATTGTATCAGAGGTTTCTTTAA
- a CDS encoding RidA family protein, whose amino-acid sequence MKRENILTGSPWEDKMGYCRAVRIGNIVEVSGTVAIVDGDKVKADDAYAQTYNILERVEKVLEDLNVSMKDVIRTRIFTTDVSTFEEVARAHSAFFKDVKPTTGFYGISKLVAPEYLVEIEFTAVV is encoded by the coding sequence ATGAAAAGAGAAAACATCTTAACTGGATCTCCGTGGGAAGACAAAATGGGATATTGCCGTGCCGTAAGAATTGGCAATATTGTGGAAGTTTCTGGAACTGTAGCCATTGTTGACGGCGATAAAGTAAAAGCTGATGACGCTTATGCTCAAACGTATAATATTTTGGAACGAGTAGAAAAAGTTTTAGAAGATTTAAATGTAAGCATGAAAGACGTTATTAGAACAAGAATTTTCACAACAGACGTTTCTACTTTCGAAGAAGTAGCTAGAGCACACTCTGCTTTCTTTAAAGATGTAAAACCAACTACAGGATTTTACGGAATCAGTAAATTGGTTGCTCCAGAATATTTGGTGGAAATCGAATTTACAGCTGTAGTATAA
- a CDS encoding chaperone modulator CbpM, with protein sequence MKNKNLIQIKQFCIYHEIENTFITELNNYGLIHIITQENDEFLEPEQLPTVEKMIRMHYDLKINLEGIDAIAHLLNKIEALQQNLNTVQNKLRLYEEKETE encoded by the coding sequence ATGAAAAATAAAAATTTGATCCAGATAAAACAGTTTTGTATTTACCACGAAATTGAAAATACTTTTATAACCGAACTTAATAATTATGGACTCATTCATATTATTACACAAGAAAATGACGAATTTCTGGAACCAGAACAGCTTCCAACGGTCGAAAAAATGATTCGAATGCATTACGATCTTAAAATAAATCTGGAAGGAATTGATGCAATTGCACATTTATTAAATAAGATTGAGGCCTTACAGCAAAATTTAAATACGGTACAAAACAAGCTTCGACTATACGAAGAAAAAGAAACTGAATAA
- a CDS encoding J domain-containing protein, which translates to MDYIDYYKVLDVTKSATEADIKKAYRKLARKYHPDLNPNDKEAEKKFKEINEANEVLSNPENRKKYDKYGKDWKHADEFEKAGYDPNQQQSRQQGGYQYSEGDFSGFGGGDFSGSDFSDFFNSMYGGGKSRSQAKYRGQDFNAELELDLKAAYTTHKQNLTVNGKNIRITIPAGVENGQIIKIPNHGGPGVNGGPNGDLYITFIISNNSDFKREGNNLYAEAPIDLYTAILGGETYINTFDGKLKIKVPPETQPGTKVKLKGKGFPVYKKENQFGDLYITYTIKLPTKLSNKEKELFEELAKLRSHEK; encoded by the coding sequence ATGGATTATATCGATTATTACAAAGTATTAGATGTTACAAAATCGGCTACTGAAGCAGACATCAAAAAAGCATATCGAAAACTGGCGAGAAAATACCATCCTGATTTGAATCCGAATGATAAAGAAGCCGAGAAGAAATTCAAAGAAATAAACGAAGCCAACGAAGTTTTAAGCAATCCTGAAAATCGAAAAAAATACGATAAATACGGAAAAGACTGGAAACATGCTGACGAATTTGAAAAAGCAGGTTACGATCCTAATCAGCAGCAAAGCAGACAGCAAGGTGGTTATCAATATTCTGAAGGTGATTTCTCTGGTTTTGGAGGCGGAGATTTTTCTGGAAGCGACTTTTCAGATTTTTTCAATTCGATGTATGGAGGCGGAAAATCGAGATCGCAGGCTAAATATAGAGGACAGGATTTTAATGCCGAATTGGAACTGGATCTTAAAGCCGCTTATACCACGCACAAACAAAACTTAACTGTAAACGGAAAAAATATTCGAATTACAATTCCTGCTGGTGTAGAAAATGGACAGATTATTAAAATTCCGAATCATGGCGGTCCAGGTGTTAATGGCGGACCAAATGGCGATTTATACATCACTTTTATAATTTCTAACAATTCAGATTTTAAACGAGAAGGCAACAATCTTTATGCCGAGGCTCCAATTGATTTATACACGGCAATTTTAGGCGGAGAAACTTACATCAATACTTTTGACGGAAAGCTAAAAATTAAAGTGCCGCCAGAAACACAGCCTGGAACCAAAGTGAAGTTGAAAGGAAAAGGTTTTCCTGTTTATAAAAAAGAAAATCAGTTTGGTGATTTATACATAACATACACTATAAAACTCCCAACAAAACTGTCGAATAAAGAAAAAGAATTATTTGAAGAATTAGCAAAACTCAGAAGTCATGAAAAATAA